The genomic stretch TGATTTCGACGAGGGTGAAACCCTTCTTGCTGTTACGATTCTTCATATGATGAATGATGTCCGATGTTGATGAAATGACGGCTTGCACCGCTTGGTCTGGCTAACGACCCGCTCCACCTCCCGCTTGAGTCCGCGCCGTGCCAAAATCCTGCGAAAACCGCTGGCTTGCCGCACCTTACGCAATCCCCCGGACCTTTTTCCGGGAATTCCGCCCCGCAACCTTGCCAAACTCCTCTCCGTCTTCTTGGGGTAAACTGCTCAACTTCCTCGCCGACCGCTCGATTTCGTCTCCTCGGACATGCCAAGACTTCTCCTTTCGCTTCTTTTCATCGGGTCATCCCTTGCGGCTCCGCTCCTCGCTTCGCCTGTGGCGTCCATCCTGATCCTGGAGAACGGCGACCGCATCAGCGGACACGAGATCAAGCGAGAGGATGGCCGGATTCACTTTCAGTCCGACCTCCTCGGTCTCCTCATGGTGTCCGAAGACAAGGCCGAGGTGACAGCGGCCGAGGTCACGGACCTCGAGTTGCAACTAGCCACCGCCGAAGCACCGACTGCCGGATTTCCGGAGACCGCCACCGCCACCGCCGCAACGCCTGCGCCGGAAGAGAAATCCGAACCGACACCGGCGCCGCTCCCCGCTCCGGTCCCCTCTTTGCCTCCCGTCGTCGCCGCTGCCCAAAAGGACGACAAGCCCGCCGCCAAACCCGCCACGGTGAAGCGTCTCGTGGAATTCGGCTACACGTCGCAGAGCGGTCGACGCGACCGCACCGACATCTCCGTGCGCGGGAGCATCGAGCGCAAAACCAAGACCACCGAGTTGCGTTGGCAGGGCCGTTATCTCTACGGCGAATCCGACGACCAACGCGTGGCCGACAACCTCAACTCCAGCATCCGCTTTCGGCGCGATCTCTCGCCCAAGATGTTCGCTCAAACCGAAGCGAAGTACGAGCGAGACTCGATCAAGAACCTCGAGAACGACTTCACTCAGACTCTCGGCATGGGCCGCAACCTTTTCGAGCGCGAAGGCTTCAAGCTCGCTATCGGCGGCGGTGCCGCGGCGCGCTATCGCGACGTCGTCAACCAAGACGACGAATGGGTCTACCAACTCGACGCCTTTCAAGACTTGGTCTACGCCTTCAACAGCCGCCTCCGGGTCACGCAGGACATGTCCGTCCAAGTCTCTCCGTCCGACTCCGAGGAATTCCTTCTCAAGCTCAACGCCGCGCTCACGAGCAAGATCACCAACGCGCTCAACATGAGCATGCGCTACGAGTTCGAGTACGATCGCTCGCTGATCCCCGCCTCGCGCGAGAACCAACGCATCGTCACGTCGATCGGCTACGCGTTCTGATCCGCGGAAGGCGCGCCCGTGGCGCGAGTGGTCACGCCGGTCGCGGACGCTCCGCAAAGTCGTCAAGCGTCCTTCCGCGCGTCCGATGGCAGGGATTCGACCTACGCCACGATCGGGGCGACGTGCCACGTCCGCCGTCCTGATGCGACTTGTAACCACTTCCGATGCCTGACAATCCCGGTTTTCCCTCCCGCAGGACATGAACGACGCCACTCAGATCGTAACCGAAGACCTCGACACCATTTGCCACGCGCTCGCCGCCGAACTCACGCACATGGCCGGTAAGAGCGTGATGATCACCGGCGGCGCCGGGTTCCTCGGCTACTACCTCGTCCAGAGCTTGCTGCACTTCAACACCCGCAGTCCGTCGACGCCGATCTCGGTCTCCGTCTACGACAATTTCTCCCGCGGCCTCCCGGACTGGTTGAACAACCTTTCCGGCAATCCACACCTGAAGCTCGTCAAGCACGACATCACGCACCCGCTTCCGGCCGATTTTCCGGACTTCGACTTCATCATCCACGCAGCCTCCATCGCGTCGCCGATCTACTACCGCAAGCACCCGATCGAGACGATGGACGCCAACGTCAATGGTCTCCGCCAGCTCCTCGACCATTGCCTCGAGCGCGTCCGCACCGGCCGCAAGCCCATCGAGGGTTTCCTCTTCTACTCCACGAGCGAGATCTACGGCGATCCGACTCCCGAAAACATCCCCACCCCCGAGACCTACCGCGGCAACGTCTCCTGCACCGGACCGCGCGCGTGCTACGACGAGTCCAAGCGCTACGGCGAGACCCTTTGCGTGAACTTCGCCCAAGTGCACGGCCTGCCGATCAAGACGGCGCGTCCGTTCAACAACTACGGCCCCGGCCTCAAGATCACCGACGGCCGCGTGCTGCCCGACATGGCGCGCGATATCCTCGCCGGACGCGACATCGTGATGCTCTCCGACGGGTCGCCGACACGCACGTTCTGCTACATCACCGACGCGATTGTCGGTTACCTCAAGATCCTCGTGCGCGGTCGTCCCGGTGAAGCCTACAACGTAGGCGTCGAGACCCCCGAGATTTCGATGGCCGACCTGGCCGAGACGCTCGTCCGCCTCGCCGCCGAACTCTTCGGCTACAAAGGGCACGTCGTCCGCGGCGTGAGCGCCGACAAGAATTACCTCGTGGACAACCCCAATCGTCGTTGCCCCGACATTCGCAAAGCACGCAGCGAACTCGATTTCGCGCCCGCCACCCGACTCGAAGACGGCCTGCGCCGCATGCTCGTGTGGTACGCCGCCAATCAGTCCTCCGGAGGAGAAGAGAAATGAAGGTATCGGTCATCGGAACCGGCTACGTGGGCCTCGTCTCGGGCGTTTGCCTCGCCGACAAGGGTCACGAGGTCGTCTGCGTGGACATCGACCCGAAGAAGGTCGATCGCATCAACCGCGCCGACCCGCCCATCCACGAGCGCGGCCTCGACGAGCTGCTGGAGAAGAACATCGGCACGCACCTGCGCGCCACGACCGACCTCGCCACCGCGGTGCGCGAGAGCGATCTCTCCCTCATCGCCGTCGGAACGCCCTTCAAGGGCGACGAGATCGACCTGCGCTACATCCGCCAGGCCGCCGCCGACATCGGCAATGCTTTGCGCGGAAAGAACGGCTACCACGTCGTGATCGTGAAGAGCACGGTGGTTCCGGGCACGACCGAGAACGTCGTGCTCCCCGAGCTCGAGCGCGCCTCCGGCAAGAAGGCCGGCGTCGACTTCGGCGTAGGCATGAACCCCGAGTTTCTCCGCGAAGGCGAAGCGATCGAGGACTTCATGTCGCCCGACCGCATCGTGCTCGGCGGTATCGACGAACGCACCACCGACGTGCTCGCCGAATTGTATTCGGTTTTCCAGGACGTACCCAAGATCCGCACGTCTCCGCGCACGGCCGAGATGATCAAATACACGGCCAACTCGCTCCTCGCGACGATGATTTCCTTCTCCAACGAGATCGGCAACCTCGCCGCCTCGCTCGGCGGGATCGACGTGGTCGAGGTCATGCGCGGCGTGCATCTCGACAAACGCCTCACGCCCATCCTCGCCGACGGCCGACGCGTCGTCCCGGGTTTCACCACCTACCTCGAGGCCGGCTGCGGCTTCGGCGGCAGTTGCTTCCCCAAGGACGTGAAGGCGCTCATCGCGCACGGCGAGAAGGCCGGTAGCCCGATGCGCCTGCTCGCTCAAGTGGTGCAGGTCAACGAGCGCCAGCCCGCCCGCGTGATCGAGCTGATCAAGAAGCACCACGCCTCCCTCGACGGACTCTCCGTCGCCGTGCTCGGCGTCGCCTTCAAACCCGGCACCGACGACATCCGCGAGTCGCCTGCGCTACCCGTGCTCGAAACGCTCCTCGCCGAAGGCGCAAAGGTCACGGTCTTCGATCCGATCGCCGTGGAGCCGCTGCAGGCCGCCTACCCTTCGCAACCGATCCGTTACGCGGAAAAGTTGACCGATGCCACCACGTCGGCCGACGTGATCGTCCTCATGACGCGCTGGCCCGAGTTCAAGGAACTGCCGTCGCTGCTCTCCGGTCGCGATCCGCAGCCCCTCGTGGTGGACGGACGCCGCATGCTCGATAAGGCGAGCGTCGCCCGCTACGAAGGCATCGGACTCACGCCCGTCGCCTGACCCGTCCGTTTCTTCAGTTCGCCGTCGTCCTCAGTCCCCTCGCCTCATGGTCATCGTCGATACCGCTCTCGCCAAACGCGCCGCCGAAGGAAATCCGGTCCGAGTCGCCCTCATCGGCGCTGGTTACATGGGTCGTGGAGTCGCACTCCAGATCATCAGTTCGTTTCCGGGCATGCGCCTGGTCGCCGTGTCCAACCGCACGGTCTCGGAAGCCGAGCGCGCCTACCGCGAGGCCGGCGTGACCGATGCTCGCGAGGTGACGACGCTGGCGCAGCTCGACGAGTCCATCGCGGCCGGCATCCCCGCATTCACCTCCGACGCGCACCTGCTCTGTCAGGCGCAGGGAGTCGAAGCGGTGATCGAGGCGACCGGCGAGATCGAGTTCGGGGCGCACGTTGTCCTGCGCGCGATCGAACACCGCAAACACATCGTCTTGATGAATGCGGAACTCGACGCCACCGTCGGCCCCATCCTGAAGGTCTACGCCGACCGCGCCGGCATCATCCTCACCAACGCCGACGGGGACCAGCCCGGCGTGGTCATGAACCTCCTGCGCTTCGTCAAGAGCATCGGCTGCAAGCCCCTGCTCGCGGGCAACATCAAGGGCCTGCAGGACCGTTTCCGCAACCCGACCACGCAGGCCGGCTTCGCCGCGAAGTACAACCAGAAGCCGAAGCTCATCACCGCCTTCGCCGACGGCACGAAGATCTCCATGGAGATGGCGATCACGGCCAACGCCACGGGCTTCCGCGTCAACACCCGCGGCATGCACGGCTACAAGTGCGCGCACGTGACCGAGGCTCTGAAGCTCTTCACGATGGACCATTTCGCCGGCGGCGGGATCGTCGACTACGTGCTCGGGGCCGAACCGGGGCCCGGCGTATTCGTTCTTGGATACGACGACAACCCGATCAAACGGCAGTACATGAACTACTTCAAGATGGGCGACGGGCCGCTCTACGTGTTTTACGTGCCCTACCATCTGCCGCACCTCGAGACGCCGCTCACGGTCGCCCGCGCCGTGCTCTTCGGCGACGCCGCCGTCGCTCCGCTCGGCGGTCCGGTGTGCGACGTGATTACGATGGCCAAGCGCGAGCTCAAAGCGGGCGAGACGCTCGACGGCATCGGCGCCTACATGACCTACGGCACGATCGAAAATTCCGACGTCTGTCAGCGCGACCGCCTGCTCCCGATGGGCCTCTCCGAAGGCTGCGTGCTCAAGCGCGACATCGCCGTCGACGAAGCGATCGGCTACGACGACATCGTCCTACCCGAGGGTCGACTCGCCGACCGTCTACGCGCCGAGCAGACGAAGTTCTTCGCGCCCTGAGCCGACGACTACCGTCACGACGAGGACTCGCACTCCCGCGCATCGCTCGGACTGGAGAAGGGCTCGACCTCGGTCGCGGCACTCCGAGTACTCTCGCATCCACCGCGACGACCAAGGTCGCGCCCTAGGCGCTGCCTACTCCTTCAACAAGTACGGCTCCCAGAAGGCACGGTCATAGCGCGCGAAGGCATGGCAACCGAACGGGAGTTTGTTTCCGTTCATCTCGAAGAGACGCTGCGGCACCAACTCGAAAGCGAAGCGCAGGCCCGCCTCGAACGGTGCCATCCGGAAGTCCGGGTTGAACTTCACCGCGTTGTTCGCCCAGAACAGATCCTCGTTCTGGTTGCGCTCGAGATAGGAGCGGATCTCGGTGTGCACGCCGTTGAACGGCCAGTAGCGCCGCAACACCCGCCGCGGACGGCCGACCATCCGCCGCCACCCCGTGCGCGGAGCGACGTAGTTGTGCCAATCCGCGTCGGGATCGACCGCGAGACGCCGCGATTGAAAAACCGCCAGAAACGCGTCGATGCGGCGCAGGGAGAACCCGCCGTTGCCGACGAAGGGTTCGCCCACCCACTCCGCGTCTTTGCACTTCACCCACGGCGGCGCGATGTAGTCCCACCCTTCGTCGCACCACTGCAGCAACTCGTCGGCGAAGACGAGCGCATCGAGGTGGTAGTGCAGCATGAACTCGTAGTCCTCGAACGCGCGGTAGAAACCGCGCGAGAGCATCAGGCTGTTGTACGCACCGACGCTTCCGAAGCAGCGATCCGAGAAGCGACGGATGCGAAAGTCCGGAAACAGGCTCTCGTCGAGCCGCAGCGATTCAGGCACGACGAGCACCTTGTCGTACGCACCGAGGTGGCGCCGCAAATGCCGGAGCGAGATCTTCTCGTCGGGCTTCAGGGCGGCGTTCTTCGAGAGCGGGACGGTGATGACGACCCGTTTTCGTGTGGCTTGCTGGCTCATGGGCAGATGGGTCGCGCTGGAGACGGCGCGCGGACACGCTCAGGACTTGCCGCCCGCGCCTCCGCGTCGCGAGCGTTCGAACCACCAACGCTTCAGATCGAGGGGTACGCGTTCCGACAGCGCGTCTCGCACACGCGCGAGCTTGCGGCGGTTGTCGGAGCCGGGGCGCGAGAAGACGGTGTTGAACACCAGTTCGTCGTAAGCCTGATCGTACTCCACCGCCGTGGGATGCCGGAGAGGAAACTCCATCTCACGCGCCGGCAGCGCCGCGAGATCGCTCGTGCCGGTGGTGTGCGTGGCGTCCGCTCCCCAACCGATGTTGGACACGAGGTTGCAGCTCGGCGCGATGCCGAGCCCGCCGCGTTCCATGACCGAGTAGGCGAATTGGTAGTCCCAGATGTCCCGCAGACTGATGTGCGTGTAGACGGAGTCGTAGATCTTGCTCCAGAACCTCTGGATGCGCGGATCGGGCGAGAGCGCGCGGACCCATCCCGCACGGCGGCGCGACGGCCAGCTCTTCATCTCGAAATCGTAGCCCTGCCACGCACGACGCCACGTGGCCCATCCCCAGAGATTGAGGAAACGAAAGAAGGTGTAGCTGTGCGGCATCGCACCTCCGTCTGGCAGGAAGTTGTTGCCGCTCACCATCATCACCCGCTCGTCGTCCGCGTAGCGTTCGAGCAGCTCGTCGCAGTAGCGAAAGAAGCTCGGATGCGGCACACAGTCGTCTTCGAGGATGATCGCGCGATCGACGTGCTCGAAGACCCAAC from Opitutales bacterium ASA1 encodes the following:
- a CDS encoding Gfo/Idh/MocA family oxidoreductase, translated to MVIVDTALAKRAAEGNPVRVALIGAGYMGRGVALQIISSFPGMRLVAVSNRTVSEAERAYREAGVTDAREVTTLAQLDESIAAGIPAFTSDAHLLCQAQGVEAVIEATGEIEFGAHVVLRAIEHRKHIVLMNAELDATVGPILKVYADRAGIILTNADGDQPGVVMNLLRFVKSIGCKPLLAGNIKGLQDRFRNPTTQAGFAAKYNQKPKLITAFADGTKISMEMAITANATGFRVNTRGMHGYKCAHVTEALKLFTMDHFAGGGIVDYVLGAEPGPGVFVLGYDDNPIKRQYMNYFKMGDGPLYVFYVPYHLPHLETPLTVARAVLFGDAAVAPLGGPVCDVITMAKRELKAGETLDGIGAYMTYGTIENSDVCQRDRLLPMGLSEGCVLKRDIAVDEAIGYDDIVLPEGRLADRLRAEQTKFFAP
- a CDS encoding SDR family oxidoreductase, whose translation is MNDATQIVTEDLDTICHALAAELTHMAGKSVMITGGAGFLGYYLVQSLLHFNTRSPSTPISVSVYDNFSRGLPDWLNNLSGNPHLKLVKHDITHPLPADFPDFDFIIHAASIASPIYYRKHPIETMDANVNGLRQLLDHCLERVRTGRKPIEGFLFYSTSEIYGDPTPENIPTPETYRGNVSCTGPRACYDESKRYGETLCVNFAQVHGLPIKTARPFNNYGPGLKITDGRVLPDMARDILAGRDIVMLSDGSPTRTFCYITDAIVGYLKILVRGRPGEAYNVGVETPEISMADLAETLVRLAAELFGYKGHVVRGVSADKNYLVDNPNRRCPDIRKARSELDFAPATRLEDGLRRMLVWYAANQSSGGEEK
- a CDS encoding hemolytic protein HlpA, whose protein sequence is MHTPVAFIIFNRPDTTERVFAALRAAKPRKLFVIADGPRPGRPDDVAKCAAARAIIDRVDWECEVHRNFAEHNLGCGQRPATGLSWVFEHVDRAIILEDDCVPHPSFFRYCDELLERYADDERVMMVSGNNFLPDGGAMPHSYTFFRFLNLWGWATWRRAWQGYDFEMKSWPSRRRAGWVRALSPDPRIQRFWSKIYDSVYTHISLRDIWDYQFAYSVMERGGLGIAPSCNLVSNIGWGADATHTTGTSDLAALPAREMEFPLRHPTAVEYDQAYDELVFNTVFSRPGSDNRRKLARVRDALSERVPLDLKRWWFERSRRGGAGGKS
- a CDS encoding UDP-glucose/GDP-mannose dehydrogenase family protein, with product MKVSVIGTGYVGLVSGVCLADKGHEVVCVDIDPKKVDRINRADPPIHERGLDELLEKNIGTHLRATTDLATAVRESDLSLIAVGTPFKGDEIDLRYIRQAAADIGNALRGKNGYHVVIVKSTVVPGTTENVVLPELERASGKKAGVDFGVGMNPEFLREGEAIEDFMSPDRIVLGGIDERTTDVLAELYSVFQDVPKIRTSPRTAEMIKYTANSLLATMISFSNEIGNLAASLGGIDVVEVMRGVHLDKRLTPILADGRRVVPGFTTYLEAGCGFGGSCFPKDVKALIAHGEKAGSPMRLLAQVVQVNERQPARVIELIKKHHASLDGLSVAVLGVAFKPGTDDIRESPALPVLETLLAEGAKVTVFDPIAVEPLQAAYPSQPIRYAEKLTDATTSADVIVLMTRWPEFKELPSLLSGRDPQPLVVDGRRMLDKASVARYEGIGLTPVA